The Vulgatibacter sp. genomic interval CGGCCTGCAGGAGACCTGGCTCCGCGTGCTCCCCGGGCTCGCGGTGGCGGGCCTCGGCCTCGGCCTGCTCATCCCCAATCTCTTCGCGCAGGCAGCGGATGCGGCGGAGGCGCAGGTGCGCGGCAGGGCGATGGGCACGGTGACCACCTTCCTCTTCCTCGGCCAGTTCCTCGCGCCGATCGTCTCGGCGCCGCTGGCGTCGGCGCTCGGCCTCGGGGCGGTCTTCTCGATCGCCGGAGCCTTCGGGCTCCTCGTCGGCGTGGGGCTCGCGGCGCTGCCCGCGCTGCCGGTGCTGCGGCGGGCGTGAGCCTCACGGCTCGAAGGCGAGGGTGGCGCGGAGGCGGCGCTCCATCTGCGCCGCAGGCGTGGCGCGAAGGAGCGCGGTGCGGGCGATGCGCGCGATCGGATGGCGCCACTGGGCGACCTGCCCCAACCGCCGCGATTCGGCGACGAAGCGGTTGGCGCGGGCCACCCGCCGCGCCTCGTAGGCGGCGAGTCCTTCCGCCAGATCCCGCGCGCCGGCGAGGCAGCCGGCGAGGACCACCGCGTCCTCGATCGCCTGGCAGCCGCCCTGGCCGAGGTTCGGCGTCATCGGGTGGGCCGCGTCGCCGAGGAGGGTGACGCAGCCGCGGCTCCACTTCGCGATCGGCGTGCGGTCGAAGATGTCGGTGCGGAGGATCACCTCTGCCGGTGTCGCCTCGATCAACCTGCCGCAGGGCTCGTGCCAGCTGCCGAAGCGGCGGAGGAGCTCCTCCTTCTCCCCAGTTGGCGAGCGGTGCACCCCCGCCGGCGCGTCGGCGACGCCGAACCAGTAGACCAGCCCCTCGCCGATCGGTACCACGCCGAAGCGCTCGCCGGCACCCCAGGCCTCGGTGCTGCGGCCGGGCTCGGTGTCCATGCGGGCGACGCCGCGCCAGGCGGTGTAGCCCGCGTAGCGGGGCGCCTCCTCGCCAGCGACGTGGCGGCGGATCGCGGAGTGGAGCCCGTCGGCGCCGACGAGCAGATCGCCCCGGGCCTCGCTGCCGTCCGCGAAGCGGAGCGCCACCCCGCCCGCCTCCTCCCGGATACCGTGCGCTTCGCTGCCCAGGCGCAGGTGTGGCTCCAGCCCCGCGGCGAGGAGCTGCTGGAGCACGCCGCGGTGGATGGCCAGCATCGGGGCGCCGAGACGCGCCGCCACCGCATCCAACGGCAGGCGGGAGAGGATGGCGCCGGTCGGCGAGACGATCTCCGCCCGATCGATCCGGGCGCTCCGCGCCGCGATCGCGGGGTCGAGGCCGAGGGTGCGCAGCGCGAGCACCGCATTCGACTGGATGGTGATCCCGGCGCCGAGCGGCAGGAGCGCCGGGGCCCGCTCGAAGATCTCCACCTCGAAGCCCCGCTGCAGCAGGGCGTGTCCCAGGGTCAATCCGCCGATCCCCGCGCCGGCGATCAGCACCTTCTTCTTCGCTGCCATCTGCCCTACCTCCGGGCCCCGATGCTAGGGTGGCGGCCCACTCCCCCGCTACTCGCGTTCGCCATGACCGACGAAGCCCCCAACCGCGCCAGAAAAAGACCCCGGCAGCGGAGGTCCCGCGAGCTGGTCGACGTGCTCCTCGAGGCCACGGCTCGCGTTCTGGCGACCGGCCGCAGCCTGGACGAGGCGACCACCAACGAGATCGCGGCGATCGCCGGGGTGAGCATCGGCTCGCTCTACCAATACTTCCCCAACAAGCAGGCACTCGCCGCGGCGCTGATCGAGCAGCGGGCGGCGCGGAGCCTCGAGGAGGTGGGCGGCGCGATCGGGGCGCTCGCGGGAAGGCCCTTCGGCGAGCGCCTCGCCGCCGGCGTCCGGTCGCTGGTGGCGATGCACCGCCGGGAGCGCGCGCTCTACGTGGCGATGTTCGCGCTGGTGCGGGAGGTGGGGCAGCACGAGCTGGTGCGCACCCTCGCCGCGCAGGGGCGCGAGATGCTCCGGCAGCTGTTCGAAGCGCACCGGGACGAGTTGCGGCCGGACGTCGACCTGGAGCTGGCGGCGTTCGTCGTCGGCCACGCCCTCGAGGCGCTGGTCCACGCAGCGGTGGAGGAGGCGCCGGCGCTCCTCGACGAGCGACTCGAGCAGGAGCTGGTGCGGCTCCTGCTCGGTTACCTGCGCTGAAGCGGCACGCGCGTGCGCTGCTTCGTGCTGGAGCGCCCCACCAGGCGCTACCCGTGGGTCCAGAGCTCCTTCAGATCCTTCGGGAGCTGCCCCTCCACGCCGTGGAGCTCGCCGGTCGGGATCCGCGCCCGCGTCGCCCGGAGCACCGCCCGCGCGATCGGCTCGGCGTCGTCGTCGCCCAGGCCGAAGTGGTGCGCCACCTTGCGGATGAACGCCGGCTTGTCGAAGAGCTGCGCCGCCTGATCCTGGTGCAGCGTGCAGGTGCGCAGGAGCGGCCGGATGCCGTCCGGAAGCGACGCGAAGAAGTTGCTCGCCTCGCCGCCGGTGAGGCGCATCGCGAGCGTGCAGAGCACGCCGGAGACCGCAGCCTCCGCCGTCACGCCTTCGGGGAGCGCGCCGCTCGCCTCCACGTCCCGCAGCAATTCCTCGGCGCTCTCGTGGAGCCGGACCATGCCCGGCCCAGCAGAATGGGCGCCCTCGATATATCCCTCCGCCATCGCCACCTCCGTGCAACGAGCGCCGCTGAAACGGCGCCGTTGGAGATAGCGATAGGCACGGTTGCCGGTGGCCACCAGGCTGCGGGCGCGCCACCGGCAGGAGGGATTGCGATCCGTCAGGCGTCCGCGATCGGCTCGGCCTGCGGTGCGCGCTGCACGGCCTTCTCGCGGCCCGGTGCCTTGACGAAGAGCAGCCGGTGGATCGCCATGCCGCCGATCATCGCCAGCATGAAGACGCCGAGGCGCGTGGTGCCCGTGGCGGCGGAGACGATCGCCGGTCCGGGACAGAAGCCGCCGAGGCCCCAGCCGACCCCGAAGATCGCGGCGCCGGCGAGGAGCTTTCCGTCCAACGTCCTCTTCACCGGCAGCTCGAAGGCCGGCTCGAGGAGGGGCTTCTCCTTGCGGCGGATCAGCCGGTTGAGCGGCAGGTAGACGAGGATCGCGCCGCCCATGACGAAGGCGAGGCTCGGATCCCAGTCGCCGGTGAAGTCGAGGAAGCCCTGGACCTTCTCCGGCAGGGTCATGCCGGCGAGGACCAGGCCGACGCCGAAGAGGATCCCGGCGACGAGTGCGTTGAGGGTTTTGCGCATCAGAGCACCCCCATCACGAAGACCGTCACCGCGCCGGTGGCGATGAAGGTGAGCGTCGCCGCGAGCGAGCGCGGCGAAAAACGGCTGATCCCGCACACGCCGTGGCCGCTGGTGCAGCCGGAGCCGAGGCGGGTGCCGAAGCCGACGAGGATGCCCGCCGCGCCGGCGACGAGCAGGGAGCCGTCCGCCGAGGGGAGCATCTCGGGGCGGAGCGCGGCGAAGACCGCGCCGACCGCGAGCATCCCGCCGACGAAGGCGGCGCGCCAGGGGCGGCTCTCCCCGCTGGGGAGCACGAGGCCCGCAATGATGCCGCTGATGCCGGCGATGCGGCCGTTGCCGAGGAGGAGCAGGGCCGAGGCGAGCCCGATGAGCGCGCCGCCCAGAAGCGGAAGCAGGAAGGGAGTGAGTGCGTCCATAGGCCTTTCGATTCCGGACCGGGATGTCGGGGGCCGGTCTTTCTGCCCCGTCAGATCCCCGGGGGCGCGCAAAGGATTCGCGCATCCCGCCGGCCAGGCGCAAAGAACTGCGTCAGGCGACCGCTAAGTCCAATGAAATGCGGCATTTTGCCGCGGTCGGGCACTTTGCCCGCGGCAGCTTTGTCGCTACCATGCCAGGCGTTCGAGCAGCCCCCGCCTCCAGGAGCTCCCGTGAAGAACGCCATCTGGCTGACCCTCTTCGCCCTCGTCGTCGTGCTCACCGTCACCACCGCAGGCCGCTACCAGGACGAGGCCGCGGTTCCGGCGATCGAGGGGAACTGACTCATTCTTCGGCTGCAGCAGCCCGATCCCATTTCGCCGGGTCCTTCACCGTGCGGAAGGTGATCGAGTGGCGCAGCGCCTTCACCGCTGGGATGGTGTGCTGCCACGCCGTCCGCGCCTCGCCGCCGAGCACGTAGGCGGAGCGGGGCTCGAGCGTGGCGGCGTAGACCTCCGGCCCCTCCTCGACCGTGCGCCGCAACTTGAAGCGGCAGGCGGCGCCCAGCGAGATCCCCACCACCACCGGCCCGAACATCGGCGCGTCCCGGTGCCAGCCGATCCCCGCGCCCGGCGGGTAGCGCGAAACGAGGCATTGGCCGAGCGCCGCGGCCTCGAGACCGCCGATTGCGGCCGCCTTCTCGCGCAGCGCATGCAGCCACGAAGGCAGCGGCTCCCCGCGCTCGATGCGCCAGCTCTCGTAGGCGTAGGTCCAGCCGAAGTGGAGCACGGTGCGCCGCGCGACCACGCCGTGCATGCGGACCTCGCGGAAGGTGCGCGCCTCCAGCTCGGCGAGGATCGCCCGCTCCTCCGCCTCGTCGACGAACGCCTCCTGCACGAGGAATCCCGCAGGTGGAACGTCGATCGAACGCGCGCGCATGGCTGCCTTTCTCTTCCCCGAGCGCCGTTTGCGCGGCGCCCCTTCCGTTCCAATCGTCCATCTCAGGGGACGCAAGGAGCGCTGCAGGAGGGACTTCGGATGGCTGGTCGCAAGGAGACGGAGAACAAGCGGACGATGACCGTGCAGGAGGCAGGCCGCAAGGGCGGCGAGACCGTCGCCCGGGAACGGGGCCATGCGTTCTACGAGGAGATCGGCCACAAGGGTGGCCAGCGTGTCCGCGAGCTGATCGAGGAAGGGAAGCAGCGCCAGAGGAAGTAGCTCGCAGGGTTGATCCGCCCGCGTGGACGCGGCCCTGGCCCCAGGGCCGCGTGCGGAGCCCGGGCTTCACGAACCTCGGCCCGTGGAGCCCGGGCCCCCCGCTTCCGCTTCCGCGAGGCGCGCCTCGACGAGCGCGGCGTAGCTCTCGCCTCCGGGCAGATCGAGCACGACGCGCAGCCGTTTGCGACGGGCCAGCGCAGGCGCGCCGGTTCGTCCGTGACGCGCCTGCCGCTCGATGGTCTCCCACCACAGTCCGATGCCGTGCCGCTGCCAGGCGGGCAGCGCGTCGAAGGCCGTGCCGCGTGCGGCGAGGAGCTCGTCCTTCGCCTCGATGGGGAGGCCGTCGAGGTGCGCGGTGGACTCCGCTGCCGATCGGCCCTCGCGGCGGAGGAGCCAATGGCAGTGGCCGTTGCGGGCGTTGCGCCGGGCGTCTTCCTGCCGCCAGCGGAAGTAGTCCACCACCGCCTCCGCGTCCGGCAGGCGGCTCACCCTGCAATCGAAGGCTGCAGGCCGGCCCAGGGCGACGGAGAACTGGCCGCTCGCCTCGCCGGCGAGCACCGAGAGCCATTTGCGCTCCTTGCGCCCGAAGGCCGCCTCGCCGCGGTGGAAGAGCAGGGAGATCTCGTCGCTGTGGGTGTGGGCGTAGGCCACGCGGAACCCCGCCACGAGGAGGTGCCGGGCGGTGGCGATCATCAGGTCGCGGAAACGTGGATCGAAGGGGGCGTCGAAGGGATGCAGCTCGCGGGTGAGGCGGGTGAAGGAGCGGCCGTCCACCCGGGCCACGAGCCACGCGTCGGCAGGGAGGAAGCGATCGCTCGTCGTTTCGAAGCGGCGCAGCCGCTGGTCGAGCTCGTCGAAGCGCATGAGGAGATGGTGGGCTACGGCGCCGCTGCGAGGAAGGACCGAATCACGGTGGCGATGCGCTCGGGCGCTTCCCAATGCGGCGCGTGGGCGAGGCCGCTGCCGGACGGCAGCTTGCGCATGGCTTCTTCAGAGGAGCCGGAGGCGCAGGCCGAGGCCCGTGGTGTAGCCCACCACCGCGTGCTCGATCCGGCCCTCCTCGTCGACGATGTAGAGCGTCGGGTAGGCGTCCACCTTCCAGGCGGGGCCGGTGCGCTCGTCGCCGAGGAGCACCGGGAAGGAGAGGTCGTGCTCGCTGGCGAAGCGCTCCACCGAGGCGACGTCCGGATAGGAGAGGGCCACGCCGATCACCGGCACGCCGTCCTTCGCCAGGGCATTGAGCGTGGGCATCTCCACCTTGCAGACCCCGCACCACGGGGCCCAGAACGCGACCACCGCCTTCTGGCCGCGGAGCGAGGCGAGATCGAAGGGCTTGCCGTCGAGGGTGTGGAGGGCGA includes:
- a CDS encoding FAD-dependent monooxygenase; the protein is MAAKKKVLIAGAGIGGLTLGHALLQRGFEVEIFERAPALLPLGAGITIQSNAVLALRTLGLDPAIAARSARIDRAEIVSPTGAILSRLPLDAVAARLGAPMLAIHRGVLQQLLAAGLEPHLRLGSEAHGIREEAGGVALRFADGSEARGDLLVGADGLHSAIRRHVAGEEAPRYAGYTAWRGVARMDTEPGRSTEAWGAGERFGVVPIGEGLVYWFGVADAPAGVHRSPTGEKEELLRRFGSWHEPCGRLIEATPAEVILRTDIFDRTPIAKWSRGCVTLLGDAAHPMTPNLGQGGCQAIEDAVVLAGCLAGARDLAEGLAAYEARRVARANRFVAESRRLGQVAQWRHPIARIARTALLRATPAAQMERRLRATLAFEP
- a CDS encoding TetR/AcrR family transcriptional regulator, yielding MTDEAPNRARKRPRQRRSRELVDVLLEATARVLATGRSLDEATTNEIAAIAGVSIGSLYQYFPNKQALAAALIEQRAARSLEEVGGAIGALAGRPFGERLAAGVRSLVAMHRRERALYVAMFALVREVGQHELVRTLAAQGREMLRQLFEAHRDELRPDVDLELAAFVVGHALEALVHAAVEEAPALLDERLEQELVRLLLGYLR
- a CDS encoding DUF2267 domain-containing protein — its product is MAEGYIEGAHSAGPGMVRLHESAEELLRDVEASGALPEGVTAEAAVSGVLCTLAMRLTGGEASNFFASLPDGIRPLLRTCTLHQDQAAQLFDKPAFIRKVAHHFGLGDDDAEPIARAVLRATRARIPTGELHGVEGQLPKDLKELWTHG
- a CDS encoding DUF6691 family protein produces the protein MRKTLNALVAGILFGVGLVLAGMTLPEKVQGFLDFTGDWDPSLAFVMGGAILVYLPLNRLIRRKEKPLLEPAFELPVKRTLDGKLLAGAAIFGVGWGLGGFCPGPAIVSAATGTTRLGVFMLAMIGGMAIHRLLFVKAPGREKAVQRAPQAEPIADA
- a CDS encoding YeeE/YedE family protein; the encoded protein is MDALTPFLLPLLGGALIGLASALLLLGNGRIAGISGIIAGLVLPSGESRPWRAAFVGGMLAVGAVFAALRPEMLPSADGSLLVAGAAGILVGFGTRLGSGCTSGHGVCGISRFSPRSLAATLTFIATGAVTVFVMGVL
- a CDS encoding alpha-ketoglutarate-dependent dioxygenase AlkB; translation: MRARSIDVPPAGFLVQEAFVDEAEERAILAELEARTFREVRMHGVVARRTVLHFGWTYAYESWRIERGEPLPSWLHALREKAAAIGGLEAAALGQCLVSRYPPGAGIGWHRDAPMFGPVVVGISLGAACRFKLRRTVEEGPEVYAATLEPRSAYVLGGEARTAWQHTIPAVKALRHSITFRTVKDPAKWDRAAAAEE
- a CDS encoding tRNA(His) guanylyltransferase Thg1 family protein; its protein translation is MRFDELDQRLRRFETTSDRFLPADAWLVARVDGRSFTRLTRELHPFDAPFDPRFRDLMIATARHLLVAGFRVAYAHTHSDEISLLFHRGEAAFGRKERKWLSVLAGEASGQFSVALGRPAAFDCRVSRLPDAEAVVDYFRWRQEDARRNARNGHCHWLLRREGRSAAESTAHLDGLPIEAKDELLAARGTAFDALPAWQRHGIGLWWETIERQARHGRTGAPALARRKRLRVVLDLPGGESYAALVEARLAEAEAGGPGSTGRGS
- a CDS encoding TlpA disulfide reductase family protein, giving the protein MKRLVDWLKRRNWRSLLREMAILAAILVAIGAWQGRNLVGSGGPAPALALHTLDGKPFDLASLRGQKAVVAFWAPWCGVCKVEMPTLNALAKDGVPVIGVALSYPDVASVERFASEHDLSFPVLLGDERTGPAWKVDAYPTLYIVDEEGRIEHAVVGYTTGLGLRLRLL